The Nostoc sp. 'Lobaria pulmonaria (5183) cyanobiont' DNA window ATTGCCGGAAATATTGCTACACGTGAAGCGATCGGCAGTATTGAATATGCGGTTGTCTTGTTAGGTTCTCCGCTACTGATGGTGATGGGTCATGAGCGTTGCGGGGCTGTAACCGCTGCTGTCCAAAACCAATCGTTGCTTGGTGATATTAGTACTTTTGTTAAGGCAATTAAGCCAGCCGTAAAAAAGGTCAAGGGTCAGCCGGGTGATGCAGTTGAAAATGCCGTGGTGGCAAATGTGCAATATCAAATTGAACGGTTGAAGCACTCAAAGCTTTTAACTGAGCAGATGGAGTCAGGCAAATTGAAAATTGTCGGGGGTCGTTATGACTTGGATACAGGGAGGGTGAATATTATTACTTAATTCGGCAAAGGATTCCCAGATGAGGGGGAGCAGAGGAGACAAGGAGACTTACAGCTATTTTCAGATAAATAGACCACGCGGTAGGGGCACAGCAATGCTGTGCCCTTACGACAGATGTGGTTCAAATACATGAAAATTGCTGTAAGTCAGAACTTACAACAAGTAACAAGTCTTTCCCCTTGTCCCCAAGTCTTCTTTCCCATGCCCAATGCCCAATACCCCATTCAATCCTGCACAGTCATTGGCAGACGAATAGTGAAAGTAGAGCCAATTCCTGGTTCACTTTTGACAATAATTTCACCACCCATCATCTGGCAAAAGTGGCGGCTAATTGCCAACCCCAGTCCCGTACCTCCATACTTTTTCGTAGTTGAAGTATCACCTTGTGTAAAAGGTTGAAATAACTGCTGCTGTTGACGGTTAGACATACCGATACCTGTGTCGGTAACGGTGAAAATAATGCTGCCCAAAGGAGCCTCCGGTCGAAATTCATCCTTTTCTCTGCTGACTGTCAGCATCACCTTGCCGTTTGTAGTAAATTTACTGGCGTTGCTGAGTAAGTTTAACAACACCTGCCGCATCCTAGTTTGATCGGCGTACATGGTGCCAAGTTGCTCATCAAAATTTACTTCTAAAACATTGGCATTTTTTTCTATAGCTGGTTTGACTGTGAGGACAACGTTATGAATCAGCGTCGCAATCTCGAATGTCTCAGGATAGAGGGTCATTTTCCCCGCTTCAATTTTTGACAAGTCGAGGATTTCGTTAATTAAGTGCAGTAGATGCTTACCAGCAGCGTTAATTGTTTCTAAGTCTGTGATAAAGTCTGCCGATAAACCAAGATCGGTAGCGTCGTCTTCTAGTAGTTGGCTTAAGCCAATGACAGCATTTAACGGTGTGCGTAATTCATGGCTGACATTGGCCAAAAATACGCTTTTTGCCTTGCTAGCAGCCTCGGCTAATTCTTTAGCTTGTTGTAGTTCTTTTGTTCGCTCAGATACTCGCTCAATCAGACGATTTAGAGATTTTGCGAGTAGGCCAATTTCATCTTCAGTGGTGACGGGCGCTCGCAAATCGAAATTATGTTTCCTTGCAACTTGTTCAGCTACTTGGGTGACAGTGATAACTGGTTCTGCGATCGCCCGACTGGTACGCCAAGCTACAATAGCTGCGATCGCTACCGAAACCAGCATACTCACGATCACGATCAATCGCTCAACTATTCTCGCCTCCTCAACGGCTTTTTGCCTTTCTTGCTCTTGATCTTCAGCAGTTTGCAGGATGTTAGTCAAGCTTTGAGAAAGCTGGTCTAGTTGCATGGCTGTTTCACCACGCATAATTGTTAATAACTGCGATCGGGCAGAGGAAATCTGTTGAGGCTGCACTTTTTGAGAGTCAATTTTCTTTAAGACGACCTCGATTTGGTCAACGTAAGCTTTTAAATTAGTCTTATAATCCAGTAATAAAGTCTGTAAAGTCGAACTTGTTGCTGCTAATCTTTTAGGTTTACTATCGATAAATCCGCCAATTTTTGACTCTAGTTGCTTGGCTTTTTCAACATTCTTCAGAAAATCAGCTTTTTTGCTTTGCAGTTGTTGTGAATTTTCTAATACAGCAACTAGGTTAGAACTATGTAATTGCGCCCCTACTACTGCATCTTTATAATTACTCAGTAGTTGTCCTTGTTCATAAGCTTGATTGAATTGTCTCACTTCCCTTCCCCGGTAGTAATTAGCAATCACTAACCCAGTCAGTGAGCCAAAAAAGCCAATTCCGATCGCTACAAAGTACCCATAGCCAATTTTTTGATGGATACGCCAAGAACTAGCTTTGAGTTTCCCTCGTGAAGGAAATTCTATAGTTGGGAGTTCGTCTGTCGATGGCTCTTCGGCTGACACTTTTTTGCTTTCTGAACTGCTGTAGATAGGGGTTGGCTTTTGAGGAAGGCATTTCTCAAACCTCCTTGCCTTCCCGCAAAAATAATCAAATTAGTCTAGATTGTCAAAATACCTTAATTTAGTCATTAACATCTACATTATCTTCTTTTATCGCCAGAGCAAATCATTGCTTGCTAGATAATTAGCATCACCTTAGATTATATAAGTAAATTTTATAACTAGTCAATTAAGTATAATTACTAGATTTAACAGAATTCACTTTTTTTTAGGAGCAACGATATAGTTTTCTGCACTAAAGACGCGCCTGAGAGCGTCTTCTCTTTACCACACTACTTTCTTCAATATGCGGTTGATAGCAAGCAATGAGTTCTTGCGATCGCCTACGCCATTACTCTACCTTACTGCTTCCTTATAAAATTAATACAATCAGGAAAAAACCAAAAGGTTTGATACTTGTTGGGAATAGGGCATGGGGCAAAACAGTTTCGAGTTCCTCGGCTTAGAGTAAAGAAGTGAGATTCCCCACTCAGCACTCAGCACTCCTGAAGCCATCACCAACAGTAGCACCGATATCAACTAGACATTCCCCACTCAGCACTCAGCACTCCTGAAGGGCATTGGGCATTGATTATTTCTCCCTCATACCAGGCGTACATATCATAAAATAGTTTAAAAGTCTAGTCTATGTTAACACACAAAAATATTTATTTCGTATTAAAATCAATACGAATGCCTTAATTGACGAACGCGGCTTAAGATAGCTTTAACATCAGATAAAATCGGCTTCTAGGCTTATAGAAATTAGCGGGAG harbors:
- a CDS encoding carbonic anhydrase; amino-acid sequence: MERRDFLKLGMTGAFGMMLSASDFLWRVKQAKAAEIPSTSPESLSPDAALQKLIEGNQRFIDHHPQYPDQSALRLQEVAQAQHPFATILSCADSRVPAEIVFDQGIGDIFDVRIAGNIATREAIGSIEYAVVLLGSPLLMVMGHERCGAVTAAVQNQSLLGDISTFVKAIKPAVKKVKGQPGDAVENAVVANVQYQIERLKHSKLLTEQMESGKLKIVGGRYDLDTGRVNIIT
- a CDS encoding sensor histidine kinase, whose translation is MSAEEPSTDELPTIEFPSRGKLKASSWRIHQKIGYGYFVAIGIGFFGSLTGLVIANYYRGREVRQFNQAYEQGQLLSNYKDAVVGAQLHSSNLVAVLENSQQLQSKKADFLKNVEKAKQLESKIGGFIDSKPKRLAATSSTLQTLLLDYKTNLKAYVDQIEVVLKKIDSQKVQPQQISSARSQLLTIMRGETAMQLDQLSQSLTNILQTAEDQEQERQKAVEEARIVERLIVIVSMLVSVAIAAIVAWRTSRAIAEPVITVTQVAEQVARKHNFDLRAPVTTEDEIGLLAKSLNRLIERVSERTKELQQAKELAEAASKAKSVFLANVSHELRTPLNAVIGLSQLLEDDATDLGLSADFITDLETINAAGKHLLHLINEILDLSKIEAGKMTLYPETFEIATLIHNVVLTVKPAIEKNANVLEVNFDEQLGTMYADQTRMRQVLLNLLSNASKFTTNGKVMLTVSREKDEFRPEAPLGSIIFTVTDTGIGMSNRQQQQLFQPFTQGDTSTTKKYGGTGLGLAISRHFCQMMGGEIIVKSEPGIGSTFTIRLPMTVQD